GCTACAGCAGCGACGGTTACTTCCCGGCCAGCATCAGCAAACAGGTGAGCGACAGTCTCAGCCATGTCACCACCATGACCACGGATGCCGCCACCGGACAGCCGCTGACGGTCACCGATGTTACCGGCGTGGTGACCCGGCACGAGTACGACCTGTTCGGCCGCCTGCTCAACAAATACCAGACGGGCCAGCCGGTACAAAAGACCCGGTACTACCTGCCGGACAACAACAAAGGTAGCGCCCATGCGGTGATGATGACAGTGACCACCCAGGCGGGCACGCCAGAGGCGGCGGTATACCAGGACAAACTGGGCCGTACCGTGCGCAGCCGCAGTCAGGACTTTACCGGCAGCAATGTCTATCAGGATGTGGCCTATAATACCCGCGGCCTGAAACAAAGCGAGTCGAACCCGCACGACGGCACCAATATCGCGCTGACCAGCTACAGCGGCTATGACGTGCTCGGCCGCCCCGGCAAGAAGGTCAGCCCGCAAACCCGCGGCTCGCTCACTACCGAGTACTTCTACGACAGCGACGGCGAAAACGGCCGCACCAAAGTGGTGGTAACGCCGGAATATGGCACGGCTATTACCGTGCATCGCAGCCACAACAGCCTGAAACAGCTGATGGCGACCACGGATGCCATTGGCGGCCGCACCTATTACGGCTACGACGGCCGCGGCAACCCGATAGTGATTAAGGACGCCAAGGGGCAGCAAATCACCGCCAGTTTTGATGCCCTGGGGCGTAAACACTGGGTGGACGACCCCAACATGGGCAAAACCACTTTTGTCTACAACGACTTCGGCGAGCTGGCCAAAGAGACGGATGCCCGGGGCATAGTCACCAGCTACCTGGTAGACGCCCTCGGCCGGGTAACGCAAAGAACCGCGAACGGTAGCCGGGCGACCTTCACCTGGGATACGGTGAAAACCGGTCTGCCGGGCAGTGAAAGCGAAAACGGCATCAGCAAAAGCTTCAGCTATGACAATGCCGCGCGCCTCACCAAAACCACCCTTGACATCGACGGCAGCCGCTATGAAACCGCCATTAGCTATGACGGCAACTATGGCCGCATGAAGGCGATGACCTACCCGAATGGCTTAGTGGTGGCTTATCACTACAACGACTATGGCTACCTGAGCAAAGAGCAGAACCCGGCTTCGGGTTATGTCTACCGCGAAATCACCGCCCAGGATGCCTTTGGCAATATCACCGCCGCCCGTTTGGGGGATGCGGCGGATATCAGCGTGGAGGCAAGCTACTCCAAAATCAGCGGCCAGATGCTGGCAACCAAAGCCACCGGCAAAAAGCTCGGCGTACGCGATACCATACACCACTTAACGTACGGCATCACAGGCTACGACAGCTACGGCAACCTGGTCAGCCAGGTTAACGGTTTAAGCTACATCAGCGCCAGCGAAAGCTTCAGCTACGACGGCCTGCACCGCCTGACGGCCTCAACCGTGAATGCCGGCGGCGAAAGCGTCAGCATCTACTACGGCTATGATGCGGCAGGCAACCTGACCAAGAAAAGCGATTACTCCGCGAGCACCAATGATGCCTACGAGTACGTGACCGGCACCAACAAGCTGGCCAAAATCACCCTCAAAGACAACAGCCTGGTGACTTTCGGTTATGACGCGGCGGGCAACCAGACCAGAAGAAACGGCGCACAGGAGGTGACCTACAACGCCTTTAACAAACCGCTGACCATCAACAAAAACGGCGCTGAGCTTTCCTTTACCTACGGCGCGGACCTAGCCCGCTATAAGCAGACCCGGAAAGTGGACGGTAACACCGTTACCACCCACTACATCGATAAGCACTATGAAGTGGAAATAGACGGCAGCCACAGAAAAACCAAGGCCTATATCGGCGACAGCGCCATTGTCACCGACGGCAACGAGACCGGGGATAAAACCATCCGCTTTACCCTGAGGGACAGGTTGGGCAGCGGAACGACCTTTGCGGACCACAACGGGGCAGTGACGGCGTACCGGCATTTTGACCCGTTCGGCAAGCCAAGAAACGGCGACTGGACCCTGTACTCTACCTGGGGCCTGGCGCCGCAGCTGGCGAACAACCTGCTGGCCGAAGACATGTCCACCCGCAGAGGGTTTACCGACCACGAGCATCTGGATGAAGCCGAGCTGATTCATATGAACGGGCGGGTGTATGACTATAATGTTGGCCGGTTTATGTCGGTTGACCCTATCATTCAAGACCCGGGCAACAGTCAATCCATCAACCCGTATTCGTATATTATGAATAACCCGCTCAGTGGCACAGATCCGAGTGGATATGCTGCTATATGTGATGAAGGTGGTGCTAACTGTGATATAGGTGCTATTGCAGCAGACAATGTTGAAAATATCCAAGTCACCAAAGATGGTAACTTGATCGTTAATACCACAGATGGTAATTCCTATCAGGTAAACTCTATAAACGGTGCTGATGCCAGTGGTGCTTACAAAGGACTTCATCAGCTAGGCACTGCGATGATGGATGCCGGTAGCCAAGAATCAATTGCAAAAAATGCTGACTTTAGTATCTTTGGTCAATTCGATTCAAACAGTAAAGCGTTTGAGCTGAGAGAATCCGCATTTGCTGATTGGGATGCACAGGCTGCACAAGCCGACTTTGATAACGCAGATGATCTATATGCGGGCAGGCTAGGTGGTAAAAGTGCCTTTGCTCCTTTAGCTGAATTGATTATGTGTGAAGGTTTTGATATTTGCCTTGACTCATTAAAGATTGCATCTCAGGGGCCTGAGGAATATCTAAATTCAAAGAAAAAGGGAAGAGCTGGGAAGCAGGCTAGATTACGTGAGTTAGCTGATGATCCTAAACTTGGAAAAGCAGACCGTGGTTGGATTAAACAAGAACAAAACTCAATAAGGAGAGGTAATCGTAAGTCTATCCGCAATCCGAAAGGTAAAGATTTAGCACATGAACGAGGGAGAGAGGCAGCCAAGGGGTATGGATATGAATACTCTAACCTCCAAGATAGAAAGCTGCATCGTTTACAGCATAAATATGATAATTTTGGTAGAAAGAATAAGGAGAGACCGCCTAAAAAGTAGCGGTTATTTGTAAGAGAAACATATGAATATTAATTTAAAACAAATTGAAGCGGTAATTGCGTTAGATGGATCAAAGCGTTATGCACATTTTGTGAAAGTAATTGCTGATTGGGAAGAGGTTTGGGGTCTTTATCAAGATGGGTGGGCTTTAGCTTCAACTGAAGATGGAGAAACAGTTTTCCCATTATGGCCTGCTAAAGAATATGCGCAATTATGTGCGGAGAAAGAATGGGTTGGTTATCAACCTGAATCTTTTAGTTTAGATGAATTGATGGAAGAGTTGCTTCCTAATTTAAAGGCTGATGGTGTTTTACCTGGTGTATTCTATACACCATTAGATAAAGGTGTGACTCCATCTGTAGAGCAGTTACTAGCTGATTTAAATGAAGAGTTGGATAATTATTAATGTCCCGTTGTCCCGTTGTGTCCCGTTCGCATCGTTCGGATAACAATCGGGTATGATCCTGCTTGTCCCGTTCGCACCGTTCGGATAACAATTGGGTATGATCTTGCTGCATATTTGTTTAAATAAACAGCAAGTTACTTAAGTTACCTCGGCAAGTTTTTCACTCTATTATGAAAAGCTTGCCGAAAAACCTGAAAATCATGATTTAACAAGGGATTTGTTAAATCCAAAGCATAGTTCGCCGCCGCAAGTACAAACGCTTGCGGCGGTGAATTTTTTTGTGCGTTTTTTTATTCCCCGGCTGGTTTGCTTCAGCTAGGAAAATAATATCCCGTCAACAGCCCCTGCCAGTCGTTCACCCAAACAGCCTTACTCGAATGCCGGTTGGCTTTGTTTCGCCACACCTCCATCGGCGTATAGCCTGCTAGGTTCTGATGCGGCCGAATATGGTTGTACCAAAACCTGAATCTGTCTAATTCATGTTGCAGGCTGCTAAACCCGGATAAATCCAGCTGCCTGATTTTGTTTTTGAATGTGCCGAAGAACCGCTCAATCCTACCATTTTCCCAAGGCGAAGCCAGGTGCGTGGTTTGGTGTTTAATCCCCAGCAGCTTCAATGCGGTAGTAAAAAAGAGCGAGGTAAAACAGGCTTCGTTGTCCGTTCGGATAGCGTTTGGCAAGCCAAAATGCCGGATCGTTCGGCAAAGGGCCAGCAGCAGCTGCGCCGAATGCTTCGAGGGCAGTTCACTTAGCGCCAGGTTTACCCGTGAGCCATGCTCGATAATGCCCAGCACGGTCTTCTGCTTTCTGGATAACTTTATCTTGGTTAAATCAATGCCCCAGGTGTGATTGACAGGGACACTTCTCGCGGGCTTTTGCTTTATTTTTCGTTTTACCACTTGCAGCTGGTACTGGTTGGCTTTGAGCTTTTCATAAACAAAGCTTTTCGACACTGTGGTTTTATGGCCGTAGCGCTGATTAAAAAGCTGGGCAACCGAGCCGCAACCTGTGCCTGAAACCGCTTTAAGATAAAGTACTTTATCAACCACCCACTGCGGTTTTTTGCGGTTTCGGGCAAAGCTAACCGGGGGCGTTTGTTTATCGGGCAAGGGCTTTTGCGGAGCGTGGTACTTTACTTGTGGTTTGGATAAAAAATATAGATGGAGGCAGTAAAAGTAAAAAGCACACAGGAAGTGCCAATAGAGGAATAGCATGATCGGGGAATAAAAAAGTCGCCTATTTTATCGTGGTTATTGTTGTGAGCAACAACCCGTTAAAACCAGGCTTTTTAGGTGGGCTAAGGTTATGATTTTTAAATTGAAAAAGAGCCTTTGATTTTCTCTGTAAAAACACTCCGGAACCGTTGATTTATCCCTAAAAATGGTCTTTATTTAAGATGCAATCCCACATGAAAGGAGGGCGTCCATTCCGAGATTTCTCACCCATTTACTGTGGCAACAATAGCTTTCGCTACTGTCGCCAACATGCAGCAGTAAAAGTACTAAAAGCAGTAAACGAAGCGCAACCCCTGAGTGCTGACACACACAGAGGCTGCTAACCAACACGAACTTTAAAGGAGTCCGTTATGGCTGAATACCATCATACGCCAGCGCCTGTCCCGGCAAAAGCAAAATATCCTATTTATCGGAAACTTACCGTACTGGAAACCACCCGCGAGTCTGCACCTAAAACCCGAGGTATCGGTATTAACTATGTGCCGGTAAGCCTTGAACCTTGCCTTGTACTCAGGGGGAAATGGCTCAGGCGGGCCGGTTTTACTGCCGGAAGAAAAGTGGTTGTGGTTATCCATCAGGATGAACTGACCATCAAGCCTAAACAAGAAACGGAGAAATAGTAACTGAACAGGCTGCTGCGCCTAAGAATTGGCGTAGCAGCTTTCTTAATAACTTTTCATCTTACACGCTACTTCATTTATTAGCTTTTTAAAACTTTCTGCCAGGACAAACTGGGCCGCACCGTGCGCAGCCGCAGCCAGGACTTTACCGGCGCCAATATCTACCAGGATCTGGCCTATAATACCCGCGGCCTGAAACAAAGCGAGTCGAACCCGCACGACGGCACCAATATCGCGTTGACCAGCTACAGTGGCTATGACGTGCTCGGCCGCCCCGGCAAGAAGGTCAGCCCGCAAACCCGCGGTTCGCTCACTACCGAGTACTTCTACGACAGCGACGGCGAAAACGGCCGCACCAAAGTGGTGGTAACGCCGGAATATGGCACGGCTATTACCGTGCATCGCAGCCACAACAGCCTGAAACAGCTGATGGCGACCACGGATGCCATTGGCGGCCGCACCTATTACGGCTACGACGGCCGCGGCAACCCGATAGTGATTAAGGACGCCAAGGGGCAGCAAATCACCGCCAGTTTTGATGCCCTGGGGCGTAAACACTGGGTGGACGACCCCAACATGGGCAAAACCACTTTTGTCTACAACGACTTCGGCGAGCTGGCCAAAGAGACGGATGCCCGGGGCATAGTCACCAGCTACCTGGTAGACGCCCTCGGCCGGGTAACGCAAAGAACCGCGGGCGGCAGCCGGGCGACCTTCACCTGGGATACGGTGAAAACCGGTCTGCCGGGCAGTGAAAGCGAAAGCGGCATCAGCAAAAGCTTCAGTTTTGACAATGCCGCGCGCCTCACCAAAACCACCCTTGATATCGACGGCAGCCGCTATGAAACCGCCATCAGCTATGACGGCAACTATGGCCGCATGAAGGCGATGACCTACCCGAATGGCTTAGTGGTGGGCTATCACTACAACGACTATGGCTACCTGAGCAAAGAGCAGAACCCGGCTTCGGGTTATGTCTACCGCGAAATCACCGCCCAGGATGCCTTTGGCAATATCACCGCCGCCCGTTTGGGGGATGCGGCGGATATCAGCGTGGAGGCAAGCTACTCCAAAATCAGCGGCCAGATGCTGGCAACCAAAGCCACCGGCAAAAAGCTCGGCGTACGCGATACCATACACCACTTAACGTACGGCATCACAGGCTACGACAGCTACGGCAACCTGGTCAGCCAGGTCAACGGCCTGAGCGACATCAGCGCCAGCGAAAGCTTCAGCTACGACGGCCTGCACCGCCTGACGGCCTCAACCGTGAATGCCGGCGGCGAAAGCGTCAGCATCTACTACGGCTATGATGCGGCAGGCAACCTGACCAAGAAAAGCGACTACTCCGCCAACACCGCGGATGCCTACGAATACCTCGCAGGCACCAACAAGCTGGCCAAAATCACCCTCAAAGACAACAGCCCGGTGACCTTCGGTTATGACGCGGCGGGTAACCAGACCCACAGAAACGGCGCACAGGAGGTGACCTACAACGCCTTTAACAAACCGCTGACCGTCAACAAGAACGGCGCACAGCTGGCCTTTACCTACGGTGCCGACCTGGCCCGCTATAAGCAGACCCGGAAAGTGGACGGCAATACCGTCACCACCCACTACATAGACAAGCACTATGAAGTGGAAATTGACGGCAGCCACCGAAAAACCAAAGCCTATATCGGCGACAGCGCCATTATCACCGACGGCAACGAGACCGGGGATAAAACCATCCGCTTTACCCTGAGGGACAGGCTGGGCAGCGGAACAACCTTTGCGGACCATAACGGGGCCGTGACGGCGTACCGGCATTTTGACCCGTTCGGCAAGCCGAGGAACGGTGACTGGACCCTGTACTTCACCTGGGGCCTGGCGCCGCAGCTGGCGAACAACCTGCTGGCCGAGGACATGTCCACCAGAAGAGGTTTTACCGACCACGAGCATCTGGATGAAGCCGAGCTGATTCATATGAACGGGCGGGTGTATGATTATAATGTTGGCCGGTTTATGTCGGTTGACCCGTTCATTTTTGAGCCGGGTAACAGCCA
This genomic window from Thalassomonas viridans contains:
- a CDS encoding SymE family type I addiction module toxin encodes the protein MAEYHHTPAPVPAKAKYPIYRKLTVLETTRESAPKTRGIGINYVPVSLEPCLVLRGKWLRRAGFTAGRKVVVVIHQDELTIKPKQETEK
- a CDS encoding integrase core domain-containing protein, with amino-acid sequence MPDKQTPPVSFARNRKKPQWVVDKVLYLKAVSGTGCGSVAQLFNQRYGHKTTVSKSFVYEKLKANQYQLQVVKRKIKQKPARSVPVNHTWGIDLTKIKLSRKQKTVLGIIEHGSRVNLALSELPSKHSAQLLLALCRTIRHFGLPNAIRTDNEACFTSLFFTTALKLLGIKHQTTHLASPWENGRIERFFGTFKNKIRQLDLSGFSSLQHELDRFRFWYNHIRPHQNLAGYTPMEVWRNKANRHSSKAVWVNDWQGLLTGYYFPS
- a CDS encoding RHS repeat-associated core domain-containing protein is translated as MRSRSQDFTGANIYQDLAYNTRGLKQSESNPHDGTNIALTSYSGYDVLGRPGKKVSPQTRGSLTTEYFYDSDGENGRTKVVVTPEYGTAITVHRSHNSLKQLMATTDAIGGRTYYGYDGRGNPIVIKDAKGQQITASFDALGRKHWVDDPNMGKTTFVYNDFGELAKETDARGIVTSYLVDALGRVTQRTAGGSRATFTWDTVKTGLPGSESESGISKSFSFDNAARLTKTTLDIDGSRYETAISYDGNYGRMKAMTYPNGLVVGYHYNDYGYLSKEQNPASGYVYREITAQDAFGNITAARLGDAADISVEASYSKISGQMLATKATGKKLGVRDTIHHLTYGITGYDSYGNLVSQVNGLSDISASESFSYDGLHRLTASTVNAGGESVSIYYGYDAAGNLTKKSDYSANTADAYEYLAGTNKLAKITLKDNSPVTFGYDAAGNQTHRNGAQEVTYNAFNKPLTVNKNGAQLAFTYGADLARYKQTRKVDGNTVTTHYIDKHYEVEIDGSHRKTKAYIGDSAIITDGNETGDKTIRFTLRDRLGSGTTFADHNGAVTAYRHFDPFGKPRNGDWTLYFTWGLAPQLANNLLAEDMSTRRGFTDHEHLDEAELIHMNGRVYDYNVGRFMSVDPFIFEPGNSQAINPYSYIMNNPLAGTDPTGYNPILVGIMWAINAYGAYETAEGAIDTYEDYKNGNIDGDDAAVAVASSALENLAGKKLKTAKEGLDKVRQAVKGNKPEGNANVQKAKNASGTDGGSKSSKGNGAKTSQSASESKPASNTDIGSEGETQKVRHYTNKASAKKIEESGIIKASDNNRVYFEDGDKKPLSPKKAEAKHKIKEGKGNSYVETKVKKSDIEMVKNPLTGKKEMTIKGDVKLKDEKIVHRK
- a CDS encoding DUF2750 domain-containing protein encodes the protein MNINLKQIEAVIALDGSKRYAHFVKVIADWEEVWGLYQDGWALASTEDGETVFPLWPAKEYAQLCAEKEWVGYQPESFSLDELMEELLPNLKADGVLPGVFYTPLDKGVTPSVEQLLADLNEELDNY